The Gammaproteobacteria bacterium nucleotide sequence GTCTATATATTCTTGTTCGTCAAAAGCTATCCAATCGTGAAGGTCAAGACAACTTAACATACTCATTCCCTGCCTTTCTAGTAAGGTATTCCCTGCGAGTGTCAGCGTGGGTACTCCCATCCATAAAGCTTCACAAGTCGTTGTTCCTCCTGGAAAAGGAAAGGTGTCTAGCATAATATCAACATGATTGTATGATGCAAAATAATCAGCTCTGGAACTTCCTTCTTCTATCTCAACTTGAGCTAAAGAGATGCCAGCAGCTAACAAACGTTCTTGAAGTGTGCTGCGCGTCATAGCACAATGCATTTGCCAGTTTTTAAGTTTTAAGCGCGATTGCGGGATTCTTTTTAATATTACTCCCCATACCTTTAACATTTGATCCGTGATTTTACCTAATTTTTGAAAACAGCCAAACGTAATATAGCCATTTGTCTGTGCAGCTAGTGGCGCGATAAGTGTTGCTAAACTGGATGGTGGGGGAGTAAAGCACAAACGAGTATCTTTGAGATACCAAATTTTTTCACTAAAATGAGCATGATTATCCTTAGGTACGGAAACTGCGTCAGCTAAAAAATAATCAATGGCGGATAAACCTGTTGAAGCAAAATAGCCTAACCAACTCACTTGAATGGGGGCTGGTTTCCATGCGAATATGGGCAGTCGTGTTAAAGCGGTGTAGCCTGATAAATCAATCAAGATGTGAATACCGTCGTCATGGATTTTTTGAGCGGCAACTGCATCATTATCGTTGGCAATTAATTTCCAATCAGAAAAATAGGGTTTGATACGAGCTGTTAATTCATCTTCATGAGGATGAGTAGCGTATGCAATTAACTGACAGTTTTGGTTGTTTATGTGCATCAAAATGCTTTCAAGAAAGTAGCCAACAGGATGATTTCTTAAATCACCAGAAACGAAACCAATACGTAAAGGTTTATCTTGGGTAAGTAATGTGGATTGCCACGTTGTGTAGGGTTTAGCTTGAGATGTTAATAACTGGCCACGACGTTTTGCTTCATCAAGATATTTTGTGGGGGAGTAATTGGAGTG carries:
- a CDS encoding tetratricopeptide repeat protein, yielding MTHQKINRNDPCPCGSGKKYKQCCQINEAKEVAEQAAKKRAINSVPELLKIAMKHFQLRQFNEADVIYQQIIQLMPKHADALHQLGIIAHHMGKQETAALYIEKAIRTQPTAIMYYHLGNVFLAQDKYEDAETSFTKAIALNPSIAEAHSNLGDTHLALGKYDAAANNFRHAISLNPSLAAAHHNLLYSLCFHSNYSPTKYLDEAKRRGQLLTSQAKPYTTWQSTLLTQDKPLRIGFVSGDLRNHPVGYFLESILMHINNQNCQLIAYATHPHEDELTARIKPYFSDWKLIANDNDAVAAQKIHDDGIHILIDLSGYTALTRLPIFAWKPAPIQVSWLGYFASTGLSAIDYFLADAVSVPKDNHAHFSEKIWYLKDTRLCFTPPPSSLATLIAPLAAQTNGYITFGCFQKLGKITDQMLKVWGVILKRIPQSRLKLKNWQMHCAMTRSTLQERLLAAGISLAQVEIEEGSSRADYFASYNHVDIMLDTFPFPGGTTTCEALWMGVPTLTLAGNTLLERQGMSMLSCLDLHDWIAFDEQEYID